One genomic window of Halolamina sediminis includes the following:
- a CDS encoding metal ABC transporter substrate-binding protein — protein sequence MSDTNRSSTANQLSRRAAIAAGAGALAAGLAGCARTAGEEGPVVTASFFSFYDFARVVADGTPIRVENLVPTGLHGHGWQPNASITREIIESDAFLHVGEGFQPWADRAIQTMEDDGVDTELINAREGIELLDLAASLDREEEGVGKQQGKDPHFWLDPQRAKTSIDNITEGLVDLEPEAEDTLRENAARYKSETIEEIDASYQAIFDAADRDVVQLAAHNAFQYIGARYDVAMRPLVTNLAASGAVAPEDIRQAQEVIAENDIRYVANGVFEARRPARQLIEETRAEAYFPVTPYAGVREDWVEQNWGYAEIAYNINMPTFEVVLGNKPPEEAGPDGWSEEWRNFE from the coding sequence ATGAGCGACACGAACCGATCGTCGACGGCGAACCAACTCTCGCGCCGGGCGGCCATCGCCGCCGGTGCCGGGGCGCTCGCGGCCGGGCTGGCGGGCTGTGCACGTACCGCAGGGGAGGAAGGGCCGGTCGTCACGGCGTCGTTTTTTAGCTTCTACGACTTCGCGCGCGTCGTCGCCGACGGCACCCCGATCCGGGTCGAGAACCTCGTGCCGACCGGGCTCCACGGCCACGGCTGGCAGCCCAACGCGAGCATCACGCGGGAGATCATCGAGTCCGACGCCTTCCTCCACGTCGGTGAGGGGTTCCAGCCCTGGGCCGACCGCGCCATCCAGACGATGGAGGACGACGGCGTCGACACGGAACTGATCAACGCCCGCGAGGGAATCGAGCTCCTGGATCTCGCCGCCAGCCTCGACCGGGAGGAGGAGGGCGTCGGCAAGCAGCAGGGGAAAGACCCCCACTTCTGGCTGGACCCCCAGCGCGCGAAGACGTCCATCGACAACATCACGGAGGGGCTGGTCGATCTCGAGCCGGAGGCCGAGGACACGCTCCGGGAGAACGCCGCGCGCTACAAGTCCGAAACCATCGAGGAGATCGACGCGTCCTATCAGGCCATCTTCGACGCCGCCGACCGCGACGTGGTCCAGCTAGCGGCCCACAACGCGTTCCAGTACATCGGCGCCCGCTACGACGTAGCGATGCGGCCGCTGGTGACCAACCTCGCCGCCAGCGGCGCGGTCGCCCCCGAGGACATCCGGCAGGCCCAGGAGGTGATCGCGGAGAACGACATCCGCTACGTCGCCAACGGCGTCTTCGAGGCCCGCCGCCCCGCGAGACAGCTGATCGAGGAGACGCGGGCGGAGGCGTACTTCCCGGTCACGCCGTACGCCGGCGTCCGAGAGGACTGGGTCGAACAGAACTGGGGGTACGCGGAGATCGCCTACAACATCAACATGCCCACCTTCGAGGTCGTCCTCGGGAACAAACCGCCCGAAGAGGCCGGCCCCGACGGGTGGAGCGAGGAGTGGAGGAACTTCGAATGA
- a CDS encoding metal ABC transporter ATP-binding protein, which produces MSDDTVVDLSEVAFGYTATPVVTDISLQVEPGEYVAIVGPNGSGKSTLMKLMLGLLRPDSGTARLFGEPAHEFDEGSRLGYVAQHASASKEMPITVREVVKMGRFPHVGFGWLSESDWERVDEALDTVGMTAFADRRVTQLSGGQRQRAFIARALASEADLLVLDEPTVGVDAESVDAFYELLHSLNEQGITVLLIEHDLSAVTNHAERVICLNKQVYFDGPTDEFVDSDALARAFGTAAGIVGGTE; this is translated from the coding sequence ATGAGCGACGACACCGTCGTCGACCTCTCCGAAGTCGCGTTCGGCTACACCGCCACCCCGGTGGTGACGGACATCTCGTTGCAGGTCGAGCCGGGCGAGTACGTCGCCATCGTCGGGCCGAACGGCTCCGGCAAGTCGACGCTGATGAAACTGATGCTCGGCCTGCTGCGCCCCGACTCGGGGACCGCCCGCCTGTTCGGCGAGCCGGCCCACGAGTTCGACGAGGGCTCGCGGCTTGGCTACGTCGCCCAGCACGCCAGCGCGTCGAAGGAGATGCCCATCACCGTCAGGGAGGTCGTCAAGATGGGGCGGTTCCCCCACGTCGGCTTCGGGTGGCTCTCGGAGTCGGACTGGGAGCGCGTCGACGAGGCGCTCGACACCGTCGGCATGACCGCGTTCGCCGACCGCCGGGTGACCCAGCTCTCGGGCGGCCAGCGCCAACGGGCGTTCATCGCCCGGGCGCTGGCGAGTGAGGCCGACCTGCTCGTACTCGACGAGCCCACGGTCGGCGTCGACGCCGAGTCCGTCGACGCGTTCTACGAGCTGCTGCACTCGCTGAACGAGCAGGGGATCACGGTGCTGCTGATCGAGCACGACCTCAGCGCCGTCACGAACCACGCCGAGCGGGTGATCTGTCTGAACAAGCAGGTCTACTTCGACGGGCCGACCGACGAGTTCGTCGACAGCGACGCGCTGGCCCGCGCGTTCGGCACGGCCGCGGGGATCGTGGGGGGGACGGAATGA
- a CDS encoding metal ABC transporter permease yields the protein MTAPVLQASALDALLSPLYWFLDLWSGLLSWVGELTGLGLLQYGFMHRAILVGLCVGIIAPLIGTFLVHRQLALIGDALAHTAFAGVAVGLFLNAVIDLGVSPYLTAVIVAMLAALLIELISETTDAYNDVSMAIVLSTGFALGTTLISINAGGLTVSVDQYLFGNLSTVTSQSAAILLVLFAVVVGVVAVTRNQLLYVTFDETAAEVSGLSVGWYNRIMVMLTALVVVGAMQIMGVILVAAMLVVPVAGAAQVSRSFTESLLVSVVLAELAVLLGIAVSYYAGATAGGVVVLVAVGIYALAVVAGKVQTAVGDEKSPEMGSIDAGRDPADRESRRRSGKRSASGDSQTAPDDAD from the coding sequence ATGACCGCGCCCGTGCTGCAGGCGAGCGCACTCGACGCGCTGCTCTCGCCGCTGTACTGGTTCCTCGACCTCTGGTCGGGGCTGCTGTCGTGGGTCGGCGAGCTGACCGGGCTCGGGCTGCTCCAGTACGGGTTCATGCACCGCGCGATCCTCGTCGGGCTCTGTGTCGGCATCATCGCCCCGCTGATCGGGACGTTCCTCGTCCACCGCCAGCTGGCGCTGATCGGCGACGCGCTCGCACACACGGCCTTTGCGGGCGTCGCCGTCGGACTGTTCCTCAACGCGGTCATCGACCTCGGGGTGAGCCCGTACCTGACGGCGGTGATCGTCGCGATGCTCGCGGCGCTGCTGATCGAGCTCATCTCGGAGACGACCGACGCGTACAACGACGTGTCGATGGCGATCGTCCTCTCGACGGGGTTCGCGCTGGGGACGACGCTCATCAGCATCAACGCCGGCGGCCTGACCGTCAGCGTCGACCAGTACCTGTTCGGGAACCTCTCGACGGTGACCAGCCAGAGCGCCGCGATCCTGCTGGTGCTGTTCGCCGTCGTCGTCGGCGTCGTCGCGGTGACCCGGAACCAGCTGCTGTACGTCACGTTCGACGAGACTGCCGCCGAGGTGTCGGGACTCTCGGTGGGCTGGTACAACCGGATCATGGTGATGCTGACCGCGCTGGTCGTCGTCGGCGCCATGCAGATCATGGGGGTGATCCTCGTCGCCGCGATGCTTGTCGTCCCCGTCGCGGGCGCGGCGCAGGTCTCCCGGAGCTTCACCGAGTCGCTGCTAGTCTCAGTTGTGCTGGCCGAGCTCGCGGTGCTGCTGGGGATCGCCGTCTCCTACTACGCTGGCGCGACCGCCGGCGGCGTCGTCGTCCTCGTCGCGGTCGGCATCTACGCGCTCGCGGTGGTCGCCGGGAAGGTCCAGACCGCAGTCGGCGACGAGAAGTCCCCCGAGATGGGGAGCATCGACGCGGGACGGGATCCTGCCGACAGGGAGAGTCGAAGGCGATCGGGGAAGCGTTCGGCTTCGGGTGACAGTCAGACGGCGCCTGACGACGCCGACTGA
- a CDS encoding glutathione S-transferase N-terminal domain-containing protein: MLELYQSEGCPHSAEVRETLSELGVSYVIHNPRLPGNAGGDVTNEVTHEELTAGGEDQIPYLVDTDRGVTMYETDDIVEYLEEHYE; the protein is encoded by the coding sequence GTGCTCGAACTCTACCAGTCCGAAGGCTGCCCACACAGCGCGGAAGTCCGCGAGACACTCTCCGAACTCGGCGTCTCGTACGTGATCCACAACCCCCGACTCCCCGGCAACGCCGGCGGCGACGTGACCAACGAGGTGACCCACGAAGAGCTCACAGCCGGCGGCGAGGACCAGATCCCGTACCTCGTCGACACCGACCGCGGCGTGACGATGTACGAGACCGACGATATCGTCGAGTATCTCGAAGAGCACTACGAGTAA
- a CDS encoding inorganic phosphate transporter → MVDVFLVVGIVVALFVGFNIGGSTTGPAFGPAVGSDAISKTGAAALMGVFFFVGAWTIGRRVVDKLGEELITSASVFTIETSIVVLFFIGGALFVGNYFGVPASTSMTAVGSIAGLGVATGELDWAVMGEIAVWWVVAPIVGFWVSGMIGRYLYPRINQWVAINSSEGPLMEVERSGAIPRPVSGPNTTRRELIGGIIVITIGCLMAFASGTSNIANAIAPLVGAGVDVNMMILLGCAAVAVGAFTIARRTLDTLGNDITDLPLTAAIVVAIVSSTIVIGLSAIGIPASFVIIATTSIVGLGWGRATRTATISEGVRGEESPNVSVGALAADEPGEAPPEIGEEEPEDIPAASDLFDPSTTGRVLIMQNVVPVLSTVGAYAAFTILFRFVW, encoded by the coding sequence ATGGTCGATGTTTTTCTCGTCGTGGGGATCGTCGTGGCGCTGTTCGTGGGGTTCAACATCGGTGGGTCGACCACCGGGCCAGCGTTCGGGCCGGCGGTCGGCTCCGACGCCATCTCCAAGACCGGCGCCGCGGCGCTGATGGGTGTGTTCTTCTTCGTCGGCGCGTGGACGATCGGCCGCCGCGTCGTGGACAAGCTCGGCGAGGAGCTCATCACCAGCGCCAGCGTGTTCACGATCGAGACGAGTATCGTCGTCCTCTTCTTCATCGGCGGCGCGCTGTTCGTCGGCAACTACTTCGGCGTCCCGGCGTCGACGTCGATGACCGCCGTGGGATCGATCGCCGGTCTCGGCGTCGCGACGGGCGAACTCGACTGGGCCGTGATGGGCGAGATCGCGGTCTGGTGGGTCGTCGCGCCGATCGTCGGCTTCTGGGTGTCGGGGATGATCGGCCGCTACCTCTACCCGCGGATCAACCAGTGGGTCGCGATCAACAGCAGCGAGGGGCCGCTGATGGAGGTCGAACGCTCCGGGGCGATCCCGCGGCCGGTCTCGGGCCCGAACACGACCCGCCGGGAGCTGATCGGCGGGATCATCGTCATCACGATCGGCTGTCTGATGGCGTTCGCCTCGGGCACCTCGAACATCGCGAACGCGATCGCGCCGCTGGTCGGTGCCGGTGTCGACGTGAACATGATGATCCTGCTGGGCTGTGCCGCCGTCGCCGTCGGCGCGTTCACGATCGCCCGCCGGACGCTCGACACGCTGGGGAACGACATCACCGACCTGCCGCTGACCGCGGCGATCGTCGTCGCGATCGTCTCCTCGACGATCGTGATCGGGCTCTCGGCGATCGGCATCCCCGCCTCGTTCGTCATCATCGCGACCACCTCCATCGTCGGCCTCGGCTGGGGGCGAGCGACCCGGACGGCCACCATCTCCGAGGGGGTCCGCGGCGAGGAGTCCCCGAACGTCTCCGTCGGCGCGCTGGCCGCCGACGAGCCGGGGGAGGCACCCCCGGAGATCGGCGAGGAGGAGCCCGAGGATATCCCCGCCGCCTCCGACCTGTTCGACCCGTCGACGACGGGCCGGGTGTTGATCATGCAGAACGTCGTGCCGGTGCTCTCGACGGTGGGCGCCTACGCCGCGTTCACGATCCTGTTCCGGTTCGTCTGGTAA
- a CDS encoding metal-dependent hydrolase, which translates to MMLPTHALFGMVLALPVAALAPEHATAALVAGLAGGVLPDLDLYAGHRRTLHYPVGYSVLAGVAAVVAVGAPSAPTISAALLFAAAASHSLLDTLGGGLELRPWKATDDRAVYDHVRGRWIAPRRWVRYDGAPEDLLLAVGLAIPLRLHVAPPFERVVVASLVVAVAYAATRRVLPRVARVLATELLPGRVPPSLLARVPERYVEDADSDDPRPEL; encoded by the coding sequence ATGATGCTCCCGACCCACGCGCTGTTCGGGATGGTGCTGGCGCTACCCGTAGCCGCGCTCGCTCCCGAGCACGCTACCGCGGCGCTGGTGGCCGGACTCGCTGGCGGTGTCCTGCCGGATCTGGACCTCTACGCCGGCCACCGGCGCACGCTCCACTACCCCGTGGGATACAGCGTGCTCGCCGGCGTCGCCGCGGTCGTCGCGGTGGGCGCCCCGTCGGCACCGACGATCAGCGCGGCCCTGCTGTTCGCGGCCGCTGCGAGCCACAGCCTCCTCGACACACTCGGCGGCGGGCTGGAGCTCCGGCCGTGGAAGGCGACCGACGACCGCGCAGTGTACGATCACGTTCGCGGGCGCTGGATCGCCCCGCGGCGGTGGGTTCGCTACGACGGCGCCCCGGAGGATCTGCTGCTCGCGGTCGGGCTCGCGATCCCGCTTCGACTCCACGTCGCACCGCCGTTCGAGCGCGTGGTCGTCGCGTCGCTGGTCGTCGCGGTCGCGTACGCTGCCACGCGCCGTGTGCTCCCGCGGGTCGCGCGAGTCCTCGCGACGGAACTGCTGCCCGGTCGCGTGCCGCCGTCGCTGCTGGCACGGGTGCCCGAGCGGTACGTCGAAGACGCCGACAGCGACGACCCCCGGCCGGAACTGTGA
- a CDS encoding FAD-dependent oxidoreductase: MSEQYDLVIVGGGISGASLLYTTAKFTDIDSIALVEKEPEIGAINTHHTNNSQTLHFGDIETNYTLEKAEEVKEGAELLAGYLENHDPDREMHAKRSKMVLGVGREEVDSLEQRYEEEGFGDLFPKLEPIGREEIADLEPKVVEGRDPDTEMLALQTPDGYVVDYGATAESFVDAVDDGVDVFTGTEVTDITPKPDGHEIETAGAGTLDADATVVAAGSHSLQMAKELGYGQDKVLLPVAGSFFLADDLLNGKVYTLQMKKLPFAAVHGDADVHDGSITRFGPTAKLVPALERGRISTVGDFLDVFGLNAASFLSYANILADRILLPYVLRNLVYDVPEIGPRQFLPHVQKVVPSVELDDIERAKGYGGVRPQIVDTEKKSLDMGEAKIVGNDVIFNITPSPGASTCLKNAMRDTHTIVDFLDDEYEFDEDAFREDTIGEFPRAE; this comes from the coding sequence ATGTCCGAACAGTACGACCTCGTCATCGTCGGCGGCGGCATCAGCGGCGCGTCGCTGCTGTACACGACCGCGAAGTTCACCGACATCGACTCGATCGCGCTCGTCGAGAAGGAGCCGGAGATCGGCGCGATCAACACGCACCACACCAACAACTCCCAGACGCTGCACTTCGGCGACATCGAGACCAACTACACCCTCGAGAAGGCCGAGGAGGTCAAGGAGGGCGCCGAGCTGCTCGCGGGCTACTTGGAGAACCACGACCCCGACCGCGAGATGCACGCGAAACGGAGCAAGATGGTGCTCGGCGTCGGTCGCGAGGAGGTCGACAGCCTCGAACAGCGCTACGAGGAGGAAGGGTTCGGCGACCTGTTCCCCAAGCTCGAACCGATCGGGCGCGAGGAGATTGCCGATCTCGAGCCCAAAGTCGTCGAGGGGCGTGACCCCGACACCGAGATGCTCGCGCTCCAGACGCCCGACGGCTACGTCGTCGACTACGGCGCCACCGCCGAGTCGTTCGTCGATGCCGTCGACGACGGCGTCGACGTGTTTACCGGCACCGAGGTCACCGACATCACCCCCAAGCCAGACGGCCACGAGATCGAGACCGCCGGCGCGGGCACGCTCGACGCCGACGCGACCGTCGTGGCCGCGGGCTCTCACAGCCTCCAGATGGCCAAAGAGCTCGGCTACGGACAGGACAAAGTGCTGCTCCCCGTCGCTGGCAGCTTCTTCCTCGCCGACGACCTGCTGAACGGGAAAGTGTACACCCTGCAGATGAAGAAGCTCCCGTTCGCGGCGGTCCACGGCGACGCCGACGTCCATGACGGCAGCATCACCCGCTTCGGCCCCACTGCGAAGCTGGTGCCGGCGCTTGAGCGCGGCCGGATCTCGACGGTCGGCGACTTCCTCGACGTGTTCGGGCTCAACGCCGCCTCCTTTTTGAGCTACGCCAACATCCTCGCCGACCGCATCCTGCTGCCGTACGTGCTCCGGAACCTCGTCTACGACGTGCCGGAGATCGGCCCGCGACAGTTCCTCCCGCACGTCCAGAAGGTGGTGCCCAGCGTCGAACTCGACGACATCGAGCGCGCGAAGGGGTACGGCGGCGTCCGCCCCCAGATCGTCGACACCGAGAAGAAGTCCCTGGACATGGGCGAGGCCAAGATCGTCGGCAACGACGTGATCTTCAACATCACGCCCTCGCCGGGCGCCTCGACCTGTCTGAAGAACGCGATGCGGGACACCCACACGATCGTCGACTTCCTCGACGACGAGTACGAGTTCGACGAGGACGCGTTCCGCGAGGACACGATCGGCGAGTTCCCGCGGGCGGAGTAG
- a CDS encoding potassium channel family protein, with protein MVSLPDSISDLSRRHRLVAYYVVGLVAMVLLITLLYFYGMRTLEGEGAEYTIFNALTTVVETMTTTGYGADSPWDHPLMNVFMVLIQLSGIAVGFFTLRLVVIPLFNEAEVDLDSRLSPKKDHVIICEYSRDSAVLLDELRELDIDYVLLSSDETEAKALADEGYAAIHGSPQDPAAFERASIDSARAVLTDAGDANVNTILTVRSIREDIDVIALTDDSEMAGVLRSTGADTVLSPHGVLGRRLAAKAVDSFTAEVRDTVELGGDIEVAEVPVSHGSELVGSRIRDSKIRERAGVNIIGAWIDGELQLPPDPDAVIRDNTVLLVSGRAESLEKLSEFTRSPQRFGDHDRIVVAGLGEVGQAAHGAIEDAGIDTVTIDLSPGDGVDVVGDASARETLREAGVADADADAIVIGLPDDSDALLSAVLAQEMNPDIEVLMRVTASDATRKALSAGADYVLSVPRVSARMVARALRGEAVLDPGGQVRLIRVPATPFAGSTIAASGIAATGCRVVTIEDEDGETRVVDPEKQLSGNEELTLVGTDEAVQQFLKRYDVTPAGDGGPA; from the coding sequence ATGGTGTCGCTCCCGGACTCGATCTCCGATCTCTCCCGTCGCCACCGGCTAGTCGCCTACTACGTCGTGGGGCTGGTGGCGATGGTCCTGCTCATCACGCTCCTCTACTTCTACGGGATGCGCACGCTGGAGGGCGAGGGGGCGGAGTACACGATCTTCAACGCGTTGACGACGGTCGTCGAGACGATGACGACCACGGGGTACGGCGCCGACTCGCCGTGGGACCACCCGCTGATGAACGTCTTCATGGTGCTCATCCAGCTGAGCGGCATCGCCGTCGGCTTCTTCACGCTCCGACTGGTCGTCATCCCGCTGTTCAACGAGGCGGAGGTCGACCTCGACAGCCGACTCTCGCCGAAGAAGGACCACGTCATCATCTGTGAGTACAGCCGGGACTCCGCCGTTTTGCTTGACGAGCTCCGGGAGCTGGACATCGACTACGTGCTCCTCTCCTCGGACGAGACGGAGGCGAAGGCGCTGGCCGACGAGGGGTACGCCGCGATCCACGGCTCGCCGCAGGACCCCGCGGCGTTCGAGCGCGCGAGCATCGACAGCGCGCGGGCGGTGCTCACCGACGCCGGCGACGCCAACGTCAACACGATCCTCACGGTCCGGTCGATCCGCGAGGACATCGACGTGATCGCGCTGACCGACGACAGCGAGATGGCGGGCGTGCTGCGTTCGACCGGCGCCGACACCGTGCTCTCGCCCCACGGCGTGCTGGGCCGCCGCCTCGCGGCGAAGGCGGTCGACTCCTTCACCGCTGAGGTCCGAGACACGGTCGAGCTCGGCGGCGACATCGAGGTTGCGGAGGTGCCGGTCTCCCACGGCAGCGAACTGGTCGGGAGCCGCATCCGCGACTCCAAGATCCGCGAGCGGGCCGGTGTCAACATCATCGGCGCCTGGATCGACGGCGAGCTCCAGCTCCCGCCCGACCCAGACGCGGTGATCCGGGACAACACCGTCCTGCTGGTCTCCGGCCGCGCGGAGAGCCTGGAGAAGCTGAGCGAGTTCACTCGCTCCCCGCAGCGGTTCGGCGACCACGACCGGATCGTCGTCGCCGGCCTCGGCGAGGTCGGGCAGGCCGCCCACGGGGCCATCGAGGACGCCGGGATCGACACCGTCACGATCGATCTCTCCCCGGGGGACGGCGTCGACGTGGTCGGCGACGCCAGCGCGCGTGAGACGCTGCGCGAGGCCGGCGTCGCCGACGCCGACGCCGACGCGATCGTGATCGGGCTCCCCGACGACTCCGACGCGCTGCTCTCGGCGGTGCTCGCCCAGGAGATGAACCCGGACATCGAGGTGCTGATGCGGGTAACCGCGAGCGACGCCACCCGGAAGGCGCTGAGCGCCGGCGCCGACTACGTGCTGTCGGTGCCGCGGGTGAGCGCCCGGATGGTGGCCCGGGCGCTCCGCGGCGAGGCGGTTCTGGACCCCGGCGGGCAGGTCCGACTGATCCGGGTCCCCGCGACGCCGTTCGCCGGATCGACGATCGCGGCGTCGGGCATCGCGGCGACCGGCTGTCGAGTGGTCACGATCGAGGACGAGGACGGGGAGACGCGTGTCGTCGACCCCGAAAAGCAGCTTTCGGGGAACGAGGAACTCACGCTGGTCGGCACCGACGAGGCGGTCCAGCAGTTCCTGAAGCGGTACGACGTGACGCCCGCCGGCGACGGCGGACCGGCGTAG
- a CDS encoding DUF5812 family protein, with product MSDAEIDGETEGTFLVTHADDDSAVLRDVDRGQVHTLSSNPGLSVDDAVEGVVAPEPPLEVTAELVEVEERRPLSIDESREPPTKQEREIAAEQSVGELTKQERAGIGEIHVISVPEDETEAAVEDVLDDREATLGRAARLGVNRVEIRSEPGVVSVRYLP from the coding sequence ATGAGCGACGCCGAGATCGACGGCGAGACCGAGGGGACGTTCCTCGTCACGCACGCCGACGACGACAGCGCAGTGTTGCGGGACGTGGACCGCGGGCAGGTGCACACGCTCTCCTCGAACCCCGGCCTCTCCGTGGACGACGCCGTGGAGGGCGTCGTCGCCCCCGAACCGCCACTGGAGGTGACCGCGGAACTGGTCGAGGTCGAGGAGCGACGCCCGCTCTCGATCGACGAGAGCCGCGAACCGCCGACGAAGCAGGAACGAGAGATCGCCGCCGAGCAGTCCGTCGGCGAGCTCACCAAGCAGGAACGCGCGGGGATCGGCGAGATTCACGTGATCAGCGTGCCCGAAGACGAGACCGAGGCCGCCGTCGAGGACGTGCTCGACGACCGCGAGGCGACGCTCGGCCGCGCCGCCCGCCTCGGCGTGAACCGCGTCGAGATCCGCTCGGAGCCGGGGGTCGTCAGCGTTCGCTACCTGCCGTAG
- a CDS encoding cation:proton antiporter regulatory subunit has translation MTVYETDLPGVGRKFDLDLDAGGVASVVVHHDGRCELYRRPGRDGSGEKLLDLNGEEANKLGSILEGAYFESVNVDALSAPLGDAIIEWVEVAEGSSFDGTTLAESEIKRDTGATVIAVQRGEETVSNPDAEFELAGGDLLVAIGTHEEQAALKERVQD, from the coding sequence ATGACCGTCTACGAGACCGACCTCCCCGGGGTCGGCCGGAAGTTCGACCTCGACCTCGACGCCGGCGGGGTCGCGTCGGTGGTCGTCCACCACGACGGGCGCTGCGAGCTGTACCGCCGCCCCGGCCGCGACGGGAGCGGGGAGAAGCTGCTCGACCTGAACGGCGAGGAGGCGAACAAACTCGGCTCGATTCTCGAGGGCGCCTACTTCGAGTCGGTGAACGTCGACGCGCTGTCGGCGCCGTTGGGCGACGCGATCATCGAGTGGGTCGAAGTGGCCGAGGGCTCGTCGTTCGACGGCACGACGCTCGCAGAGAGTGAGATCAAACGCGACACCGGCGCGACGGTGATCGCGGTCCAACGCGGGGAGGAGACGGTGTCCAACCCCGACGCCGAGTTCGAACTCGCGGGCGGGGACCTGCTCGTCGCGATCGGTACTCACGAGGAGCAGGCCGCGCTGAAGGAGCGCGTTCAGGACTGA
- a CDS encoding cation:proton antiporter — protein MVEANLVLTAGIFLTALALGGLLALRLGQSVIPAYILVGVLLGPYAPSVAGVSLTVVESTEIVRLLADLGVVLLLFFVGLELSLASLIRKRSQFLRAGAVDVAVSFPLGIVVGLAVGFSLVESLFVGLITFNSSTVIIAKSLIDLEWIADPESEAILGVIVVEDVLTAAAFAVLSAVLLGGADVASLGRTLGQAAVVLVALTLLAYYGSEWVDRAFDVRSGELFLLAVLGATALVSGFGLAAGVSDAIVAFLVGAAFGQTSHAARIQDLLAPSRDLFAAVFFFVVGLGTDPRVVVSVAGLVVAAAVVTVAGQILSGYAAGRSWGLSVEGASRMGAALVPRGEFSLVIAAFLLTAGTTPALRETIPAFTVGYVLLTSVLGTVLMRNAGLIQRVAERLPTTAQS, from the coding sequence ATGGTCGAGGCGAACCTCGTTCTCACCGCGGGGATCTTCCTGACCGCGCTGGCGCTGGGGGGGTTGCTCGCGCTCCGGCTGGGTCAGTCGGTGATCCCGGCGTACATCCTCGTCGGCGTCCTGCTCGGTCCCTACGCGCCGTCCGTGGCCGGCGTTTCGCTTACCGTCGTCGAGTCTACGGAGATCGTCCGCCTGCTCGCGGATCTCGGCGTCGTCCTGCTGCTGTTTTTCGTCGGCCTCGAACTCAGCCTCGCGTCGCTGATCCGCAAGCGCTCGCAGTTCCTCCGTGCCGGCGCCGTCGACGTGGCGGTCAGCTTCCCGCTGGGGATCGTCGTCGGCCTCGCCGTCGGCTTCTCGCTCGTCGAGTCGCTGTTCGTCGGCCTGATCACGTTCAACTCCTCGACGGTGATCATCGCGAAGTCGCTGATCGACTTGGAGTGGATCGCTGACCCCGAGAGCGAGGCGATCCTCGGCGTGATCGTCGTCGAGGACGTGCTCACAGCGGCGGCGTTCGCGGTGCTCTCGGCGGTGCTGCTCGGCGGTGCCGACGTGGCCTCCCTCGGCCGAACGCTCGGACAGGCGGCGGTCGTGCTGGTCGCGCTCACCCTGCTGGCGTACTACGGGAGCGAGTGGGTCGACCGTGCGTTCGACGTGCGCTCGGGCGAGCTGTTCCTGCTCGCCGTCCTCGGCGCGACGGCGCTCGTCTCCGGCTTCGGGCTGGCGGCGGGCGTCAGCGACGCGATCGTCGCCTTTCTCGTCGGCGCGGCGTTCGGACAGACCTCCCACGCCGCCCGGATCCAGGACCTGCTCGCGCCCAGCCGGGACCTGTTCGCGGCGGTCTTTTTCTTCGTCGTCGGGCTCGGTACCGACCCGCGGGTGGTGGTCTCGGTCGCCGGGCTCGTGGTCGCCGCGGCGGTGGTCACTGTCGCCGGACAGATCCTCAGCGGCTACGCCGCCGGGCGGAGCTGGGGGCTCTCGGTCGAGGGAGCGTCGAGGATGGGCGCCGCGCTGGTGCCCCGCGGGGAGTTCTCGCTGGTGATCGCCGCGTTCCTCCTGACCGCGGGAACCACGCCCGCCCTCCGCGAGACGATCCCCGCCTTCACCGTCGGCTACGTCCTGCTGACGAGCGTGCTCGGGACGGTGCTGATGCGGAACGCGGGGCTGATCCAGCGCGTCGCGGAACGGCTCCCGACGACGGCTCAGTCCTGA
- the msrB gene encoding peptide-methionine (R)-S-oxide reductase MsrB, whose amino-acid sequence MSESDPKPEKSDAEWREELTEEEYEILRERGTEARFSGEHVDRDDDGVYRCGGCGEILFDSETKFDAGCGWPSFYAAENDAVETREDRRHGMTRTEVVCANCEGHLGHVFSDGPEPTGKRFCINSVALEFEDEA is encoded by the coding sequence ATGAGCGAGTCCGACCCGAAACCCGAGAAGTCCGACGCCGAATGGCGCGAGGAGCTCACCGAGGAGGAGTACGAGATCCTCCGCGAACGCGGCACCGAGGCCCGCTTCAGCGGCGAGCACGTCGACCGCGACGACGACGGCGTCTACCGCTGTGGAGGCTGTGGGGAGATCCTCTTCGACTCCGAGACGAAGTTCGACGCCGGGTGTGGTTGGCCCAGCTTCTACGCCGCCGAGAACGACGCCGTCGAGACTCGCGAGGACCGTCGCCACGGGATGACCCGGACCGAAGTCGTCTGTGCCAACTGTGAGGGCCACCTCGGCCACGTGTTCAGCGACGGCCCCGAGCCGACCGGGAAGCGCTTCTGCATCAACTCGGTCGCGCTGGAGTTCGAGGACGAGGCGTAG